In Eubalaena glacialis isolate mEubGla1 chromosome 3, mEubGla1.1.hap2.+ XY, whole genome shotgun sequence, the following are encoded in one genomic region:
- the KCNAB2 gene encoding voltage-gated potassium channel subunit beta-2 isoform X1 — MYPESTTGSPARLSLRQTGSPGMIYRNLGKSGLRVSCLGLGTWVTFGGQITDEMAEQLMTLAYDNGINLFDTAEVYAAGKAEVVLGNIIKKKGWRRSSLVITTKIFWGGKAETERGLSRKHIIEGLKASLERLQLEYVDVVFANRPDPNTPMEETVRAMTHVINQGMAMYWGTSRWSSMEIMEAYSVARQFNLIPPICEQAEYHMFQREKVEVQLPELFHKIGVGAMTWSPLACGIVSGKYDSGIPPYSRASLKGYQWLKDKILSEEGRRQQAKLKELQAIAERLGCTLPQLAIAWCLRNEGVSSVLLGASSADQLMENIGAIQVLPKLSSSIIHEIDSILGNKPYSKKDYRS, encoded by the exons GAACCTGGGCAAGTCAGGCCTCCGGGTCTCCTGCCTGGGGCTCG GAACATGGGTGACCTTCGGAGGCCAGATCACCGACGAG ATGGCAGAGCAGCTAATGACCTTGGCCTACGACAATGGCATCAACCTCTTCGATACCGCAGAAGTCTACGCGGCGGGCAA GGCTGAAGTGGTGCTAGGAAACATCATCAAGAAGAAGGGATGGAG ACGATCCAGCCTCGTCATCACCACCAAGATCTTCTGGGGAGGAAA AGCCGAGACGGAGAGGGGCCTTTCCAGGAAGCACATAATAGAAG GTCTGAAAGCCTCCCTGGAGCGGCTGCAGTTGGAGTATGTGGACGTGGTGTTTGCCAACCGCCCGGACCCCAACACGCCCATGGAAG AGACGGTGCGCGCCATGACCCACGTCATTAACCAGGGGATGGCCATGTACTGGGGCACATCGCGCTGGAGCTCCATGGAGATCATG GAGGCCTACTCCGTCGCCCGGCAGTTCAACTTGATCCCGCCCATCTGCGAGCAGGCCGAGTACCACATGTTCCAGCGCGAAAAGGTGGAGGTGCAGCTTCCCGAGCTCTTCCACAAGATAG GAGTGGGCGCCATGACCTGGTCCCCTCTGGCCTGCGGCATCGTGTCCGGAAAGTACGACAGTGGCATCCCGCCCTACTCCAGAGCCTCCTTGAAG GGCTACCAGTGGCTGAAGGACAAGATCCTGAGTGAGGAGGGCCGGCGCCAGCAGGCCAAGCTGAAGGAGCTGCAGGCCATCGCGGAGCGCCTGGGCTGCACCCTCCCCCAGCTGGCCATAG CCTGGTGCCTGAGGAACGAGGGGGTCAGCTCCGTGCTCTTGGGCGCTTCCAGCGCAGACCAGCTGATGGAGAATATTGGAGCAATACAG GTCCTTCCAAAACTGTCGTCTTCCATTATCCACGAGATCGATAGCATTTTGGGCAATAAACCCTACAGCAAAAAGGACTACAGATCCTAA